In Meiothermus ruber DSM 1279, the following proteins share a genomic window:
- a CDS encoding hotdog fold thioesterase — protein MSKIDPTQLERDSLVKTLGIRILEATPQKVVAEMEVTPRLHQPFGYLHGGASVALAETVASIGAYLAAPEGHTSFGMEINANHLRSMQSGKVTATGTPLHSGRTTAVWSVEIRDEQGRLVCISRCTLAITPMRAG, from the coding sequence ATGAGCAAGATCGACCCCACCCAGCTCGAGCGCGACTCACTGGTCAAAACCCTGGGCATCCGCATCCTGGAAGCCACCCCCCAAAAAGTGGTGGCCGAGATGGAGGTAACCCCCAGGCTGCACCAGCCCTTTGGCTACCTACACGGCGGGGCCTCGGTGGCGCTGGCCGAGACGGTGGCCAGCATCGGTGCGTACCTGGCCGCCCCCGAGGGCCATACCAGCTTTGGCATGGAAATAAACGCCAACCACCTGCGCTCCATGCAGTCCGGCAAGGTCACAGCCACCGGCACTCCCCTGCACAGCGGCCGCACCACAGCCGTCTGGAGCGTGGAGATTCGTGACGAGCAGGGGCGTTTGGTCTGCATCTCCCGCTGCACCTTAGCCATCACTCCTATGCGTGCGGGTTGA
- a CDS encoding prephenate dehydrogenase/arogenate dehydrogenase family protein, protein MKPLFGKVGIFGIGLLGGSVALGLRERFLAEEIHAYDPDPGALEDALALQVVDRVHASLGSWVGDLELGVLAAPVGVLVSEGRKLAQFASPRTIWFDVGSVKQPVVEALTGVLPNFVGSHPMAGSEKAGVEAAHAGLLQNAVWVITPTTGTAPSALEAVRSLVQNLGAYPLEMPPGLHDRLVARISHLPYLLAVGLNRLVAQDPHQDLLMFLAAGGFRDLTRVASGSPRMSRDMVVANKEALRAAIEDLWAVMLELENLLEQPEDLLEVALEAKRTRDSLPIVKRSLLPVMNELVVQVPDKPGQIATVSTALGNAGVNIKNFEVLAIRDEGGAIRMGFATPEEREQARQILEGIGYKVR, encoded by the coding sequence ATGAAGCCCTTGTTTGGTAAAGTCGGCATTTTTGGCATTGGACTCCTGGGTGGCAGCGTGGCCTTAGGGCTGCGCGAACGCTTTTTAGCCGAGGAAATTCACGCCTACGACCCCGACCCTGGAGCCCTCGAGGATGCCCTGGCCCTTCAGGTGGTGGACAGGGTACACGCCTCGCTGGGCAGTTGGGTGGGCGACCTCGAGCTCGGGGTGCTGGCCGCTCCGGTGGGGGTGCTGGTCAGCGAGGGCCGGAAGCTGGCGCAGTTTGCCAGCCCGCGCACCATCTGGTTCGATGTGGGCAGCGTCAAGCAGCCGGTGGTGGAGGCGCTCACCGGGGTTCTGCCCAACTTTGTGGGCTCCCACCCCATGGCCGGTAGCGAAAAAGCCGGGGTGGAGGCGGCCCACGCCGGTTTGCTGCAGAATGCCGTCTGGGTCATTACCCCAACCACCGGCACAGCCCCGAGTGCCCTCGAGGCCGTGCGCAGCCTGGTGCAGAACCTGGGGGCCTATCCCCTGGAGATGCCCCCGGGTCTGCACGACCGGCTGGTGGCCCGCATCTCGCACCTGCCCTACCTGCTGGCGGTGGGGTTGAACCGGCTGGTGGCCCAGGATCCTCACCAGGATCTGCTGATGTTCCTGGCCGCGGGGGGCTTCCGCGACCTAACCCGGGTGGCCTCGGGCTCGCCCCGCATGAGCCGGGACATGGTGGTAGCCAACAAAGAGGCCCTGCGCGCGGCCATCGAAGACCTGTGGGCGGTGATGCTGGAGCTGGAAAACCTGCTCGAGCAGCCCGAAGATTTACTCGAGGTGGCCCTGGAGGCCAAGCGCACCCGCGACTCGCTGCCCATCGTCAAGCGCAGCCTGCTGCCGGTGATGAACGAACTGGTGGTGCAGGTGCCCGACAAACCGGGGCAAATCGCCACCGTCTCCACCGCACTGGGCAACGCCGGGGTGAATATCAAAAACTTCGAGGTGCTGGCCATCCGCGACGAAGGGGGGGCCATCCGCATGGGCTTTGCCACCCCCGAAGAACGCGAGCAGGCCCGCCAGATTCTGGAGGGCATCGGCTACAAGGTGCGCTAG
- the aroF gene encoding 3-deoxy-7-phosphoheptulonate synthase, producing MLIILKHGSGPQEVESVVAEVRRVGYRPHVSEGEHTTLIGAIGKGPTPELIEHFRALSPVQDVIPISKPYKLASLEVSPKPTVLRWDTGATGGGEVMIAAGPCGVESLEQTLTPARYVKKHGAQMLRGGAFKPRTSPYSFQGMGQEGLEILAEARRQTGLPVVTEVVSPEQVDLVATYADVLQIGARNAQNFALLQAAGQSGRAVLLKRGMSMTLEEFLMSAEYVLAQGNMRVILVERGIRTFEKSTRFTLDVSAVPVLKSLTHLPVWIDPSHAAGKRDWVTALALAGLAAGADGLIVETHPEPEKAQSDAAQQLNEAQFADMMSRVKALLPALGRRLTRALEPA from the coding sequence ATGCTGATCATTTTGAAACACGGTTCGGGGCCTCAAGAAGTGGAGTCGGTGGTGGCCGAGGTGCGCCGGGTGGGCTACCGGCCCCACGTCTCCGAGGGGGAACACACCACCCTGATCGGGGCCATTGGCAAGGGGCCGACCCCGGAGCTCATCGAGCATTTCCGCGCGCTATCGCCTGTGCAGGATGTTATTCCCATCTCCAAGCCCTACAAGCTGGCCTCCCTCGAGGTCTCCCCCAAACCCACCGTGCTGCGCTGGGATACCGGGGCCACCGGCGGCGGTGAGGTGATGATTGCCGCGGGGCCTTGCGGGGTGGAAAGCCTCGAGCAAACCCTCACCCCGGCCCGGTATGTGAAAAAGCACGGCGCCCAGATGCTTCGGGGCGGCGCCTTCAAACCCCGCACCTCACCCTACAGCTTCCAGGGGATGGGCCAGGAAGGGCTGGAAATTCTGGCCGAGGCCCGCCGGCAGACCGGCCTCCCCGTGGTGACCGAGGTGGTCTCCCCCGAGCAGGTCGACCTGGTGGCCACCTATGCCGACGTGCTGCAAATTGGCGCGCGCAACGCCCAAAACTTCGCCCTTTTGCAGGCCGCCGGGCAGTCGGGGCGGGCGGTTTTGCTCAAGCGGGGCATGAGCATGACCCTGGAGGAGTTTCTGATGTCGGCCGAGTACGTGCTGGCCCAGGGCAATATGCGGGTCATTCTGGTGGAGCGCGGCATACGCACCTTCGAGAAGTCCACCCGCTTCACCCTGGATGTCTCGGCGGTGCCGGTACTGAAAAGCCTGACCCACCTGCCGGTCTGGATCGACCCCTCGCACGCCGCCGGTAAGCGCGACTGGGTGACCGCCCTGGCGCTGGCAGGCCTGGCCGCCGGCGCCGATGGGCTCATCGTGGAGACCCACCCCGAACCCGAAAAAGCCCAGTCCGATGCAGCCCAGCAGCTCAACGAAGCCCAGTTTGCGGATATGATGAGCCGGGTAAAGGCCCTGCTGCCGGCCCTGGGACGCCGGCTAACCCGCGCCCTCGAGCCCGCCTGA
- a CDS encoding vWA domain-containing protein, translating into MQVAFGLPWPLLLLPLVLGLVWLWYRRRQPPLRNAAGLWLWQKAIRKGRARRRFDLRLAMLLLAALLAGLALTAPRVSLDRPGELVLVLDVSASMAATDVAPSRLERAKTLARERLAASPRAVLVVASSQVQTFGPAPGRSLLNQLANLQPAATGADLPAAIARGRAQLPSAPVLTITDQPPPPQTDGYLNVAGNGSNVGITAIGPGFVALANAGPGLWRGEVLVDGRRYTLEVPASGYASLEVPSSTPSARIVGSDALALDNEAGFSRRLVRVEVSGRSPALERLLALLGTSRGSPAEIAFEIGTPRRSPSRFTVFFAEQARGQAPVFDVERTLPYLRGVELVGYSLRIPPRPEAPGWRPLASSETGQALAWYHPNGLYLPPAESLQDLPAFPVLLYNLIAPRGELRRGLLNANETLLPRPSPDRPLPPALTVEMAPWLALLAALVLAAEFYLFQYRPLRGRLQAPVAQHP; encoded by the coding sequence GTGCAGGTTGCGTTTGGTCTGCCCTGGCCCCTGCTGTTGCTACCCCTGGTACTGGGGCTGGTGTGGTTGTGGTACCGGCGCCGGCAGCCTCCGCTGCGCAACGCCGCCGGGCTATGGCTCTGGCAAAAAGCCATCCGCAAAGGCCGGGCCCGCCGCCGCTTCGACCTGCGGCTCGCCATGCTGCTGCTGGCGGCCCTGCTGGCTGGGCTCGCCCTGACCGCGCCCCGGGTCTCGCTGGATCGTCCGGGTGAGCTGGTTCTGGTGCTGGACGTCTCGGCCTCGATGGCGGCCACCGACGTAGCCCCCAGCCGCCTCGAGCGCGCGAAAACCCTGGCCCGTGAACGCCTGGCGGCCTCCCCTCGAGCGGTTCTGGTCGTTGCCAGCAGCCAGGTGCAGACCTTTGGCCCCGCCCCAGGGCGCAGCCTGCTAAACCAACTGGCAAACCTCCAGCCGGCAGCAACCGGCGCCGACCTGCCAGCGGCCATTGCCAGGGGCCGGGCCCAGCTGCCCAGTGCCCCGGTGCTGACCATTACGGATCAACCCCCCCCACCCCAGACCGACGGCTACCTCAACGTGGCCGGCAACGGTAGCAATGTGGGCATCACCGCTATTGGGCCCGGCTTTGTGGCGCTGGCCAATGCAGGGCCCGGGCTGTGGCGGGGCGAGGTGCTGGTGGATGGTCGGCGCTATACGCTCGAGGTGCCAGCCAGCGGCTACGCCAGCCTCGAGGTACCCTCGAGCACGCCCTCTGCGCGCATCGTTGGGAGCGACGCCCTGGCCCTGGACAACGAGGCCGGCTTTTCCAGGCGGCTGGTACGGGTCGAGGTATCGGGCCGCTCACCGGCCCTCGAGCGCCTCCTGGCGCTGCTGGGCACCAGCCGGGGCAGCCCCGCTGAGATCGCCTTCGAGATCGGCACACCCCGCCGTTCACCCAGCCGTTTCACGGTGTTTTTTGCTGAACAAGCCCGCGGACAGGCCCCGGTTTTCGATGTGGAGCGCACCCTCCCCTACCTGCGGGGGGTCGAGCTGGTGGGCTACAGCCTGCGCATCCCACCCCGCCCAGAGGCCCCTGGCTGGCGGCCCCTGGCCTCCAGCGAGACCGGTCAGGCCCTGGCCTGGTACCACCCCAACGGGCTGTACCTGCCCCCCGCCGAAAGCCTGCAAGACCTCCCGGCCTTTCCGGTGCTGCTCTACAACCTGATCGCCCCCCGGGGCGAGCTCCGGCGGGGGCTTCTCAACGCTAACGAAACCCTGCTGCCCCGCCCCAGCCCCGACCGGCCCTTACCCCCCGCGCTTACCGTAGAGATGGCCCCCTGGTTGGCCCTGCTGGCCGCGCTGGTGCTGGCAGCAGAGTTTTATCTTTTCCAGTACCGGCCGTTGCGTGGCCGCCTGCAAGCCCCTGTGGCGCAACACCCTTAA
- a CDS encoding elongation factor G → MIRTVALVGHSGSGKTTLGEALLYFTGGKDRMGKVEEGSTTSDYTPEEKAHRVSVRTAVLPLTYQGHRVYLLDAPGYSDFVGEIRGAMEAADSAVVAVSAEAGVQIGTERAWTVAERLELPRMVVVTKLEKGGDFFALIEDLRSTLGHILPAHLPLYENGQWVGLIDVLHDRAFRYDKGRPVITSIPEDQKAQVEKYRNEAREAIIETDESLLEKYLEGGEVEEVALSRAFHEAVRKGQVFPVAIGSAGALIGLDMLLDLFLEALPSPEECWGQGSPAAKVFKVQVDPFMGQVAFARLYRGQLRAGDTLQSDNGTVRLAHLYTAKGKDLIELEEAEAGTILALPKADSLHKGMELWQGERLELPSARLPDPVAMVAITPESRADEAKLGDALRKLLEEDPSLKFERNPETGEQILWGMGDLHLETAKERLADYGVKIISRPPKIPYRETIRKKAEGQGKHKKQTGGHGQYGDVWLRLEPHPDYEFVWEITGGVIPTKYMESVEAGIKEAAKTGPLAGYPVIGFRAVVYHGSYHEVDSSDMAFQLAAQLAFRNVVTQASPTLLEPIYTLKIFVPQDRVGDVISDMQSRRGRILGMDQEGALTVVSAEAPLAELLEYSRTLSGLTQGTGAYSLEFSHYAEVPPHLAQKVIAERQKAEA, encoded by the coding sequence ATGATTCGCACTGTCGCCCTCGTGGGGCACAGCGGCAGCGGTAAAACCACCCTTGGTGAGGCGCTTCTGTACTTCACCGGGGGCAAGGATCGCATGGGCAAGGTAGAAGAGGGCAGCACCACCTCCGACTACACCCCGGAGGAAAAAGCCCACCGGGTCTCGGTTCGCACGGCGGTGCTGCCCCTGACCTACCAGGGACACCGCGTTTACCTGCTCGACGCCCCAGGCTACAGCGATTTTGTGGGTGAAATTCGGGGTGCCATGGAGGCCGCCGACTCGGCGGTGGTGGCGGTTTCGGCAGAAGCAGGGGTGCAGATTGGCACCGAGCGGGCCTGGACGGTGGCCGAGCGGCTGGAGCTGCCCCGGATGGTGGTGGTCACCAAGCTGGAAAAAGGGGGCGATTTCTTTGCGCTGATCGAGGATCTGCGCTCCACGCTAGGGCACATCCTCCCGGCCCACCTGCCGCTTTATGAAAACGGGCAGTGGGTTGGGCTGATTGACGTGCTGCACGACCGGGCCTTCCGCTACGACAAGGGCCGCCCGGTGATTACCAGCATTCCCGAAGACCAGAAAGCCCAGGTCGAAAAATACCGTAACGAAGCCCGCGAGGCCATCATCGAGACCGATGAAAGCCTGCTGGAGAAGTACCTCGAGGGCGGCGAAGTGGAGGAGGTGGCCCTCTCGAGGGCCTTCCACGAGGCCGTGCGCAAAGGCCAGGTTTTCCCGGTCGCCATCGGCTCTGCGGGGGCGCTGATTGGGCTGGATATGCTGCTCGACCTGTTCCTCGAGGCCCTCCCCTCCCCCGAAGAGTGCTGGGGACAGGGCAGCCCAGCCGCCAAGGTGTTCAAAGTGCAGGTGGATCCCTTCATGGGGCAGGTGGCCTTTGCCCGGCTGTACCGCGGCCAGCTCAGGGCCGGCGACACCTTGCAGTCAGATAATGGCACGGTTCGGCTGGCCCACCTCTACACCGCCAAAGGCAAGGATTTAATCGAGCTCGAGGAGGCCGAGGCCGGAACCATCCTGGCCCTGCCCAAAGCCGATAGCCTGCACAAAGGCATGGAACTCTGGCAGGGGGAACGCCTGGAGTTGCCCTCGGCCCGCCTGCCCGACCCGGTGGCAATGGTGGCTATTACGCCCGAGTCGCGTGCCGACGAGGCCAAACTCGGCGACGCCCTGCGCAAACTGCTGGAAGAGGATCCCAGCTTGAAGTTCGAGCGCAACCCGGAAACTGGTGAACAAATTCTGTGGGGCATGGGCGACCTGCACCTCGAGACCGCCAAGGAACGCCTGGCCGACTATGGGGTCAAAATCATCAGCCGCCCCCCAAAAATCCCCTACCGGGAGACCATCCGCAAGAAGGCCGAAGGGCAGGGCAAACACAAAAAGCAAACCGGCGGGCACGGGCAGTACGGCGATGTCTGGCTGCGGCTGGAGCCCCACCCCGACTACGAGTTTGTCTGGGAGATTACCGGCGGGGTGATCCCTACCAAGTACATGGAATCAGTAGAGGCAGGCATCAAGGAAGCTGCCAAAACCGGGCCGCTGGCGGGTTATCCGGTCATCGGCTTCCGGGCTGTGGTGTACCACGGCTCCTACCACGAGGTGGACAGCTCGGATATGGCCTTCCAACTGGCCGCCCAGTTGGCCTTCCGAAACGTGGTCACCCAGGCCAGCCCCACCCTGCTGGAGCCCATCTACACCCTGAAGATTTTTGTTCCCCAGGATCGGGTGGGCGATGTTATATCGGATATGCAGTCCCGGCGTGGGCGCATCCTGGGCATGGATCAGGAAGGCGCCCTGACCGTGGTGAGCGCCGAGGCTCCTCTGGCTGAGTTGCTCGAGTACAGCCGCACCCTGTCGGGGCTCACCCAGGGCACCGGCGCGTACAGCCTCGAGTTCTCCCACTACGCCGAGGTGCCCCCCCACCTGGCCCAGAAGGTGATCGCCGAACGGCAGAAAGCTGAAGCCTAG